TAATTGGATGGAAGATTAGACTCTCTTCTATACAGTAGAATAAAATACTCTTTTTGCTCAGtcaaaataagataaaattaGATAAGGCTGATTCGAttctcctttcttcttattACTGGACGGGACGAACCCAGTCGAGTGAAACAGTTGAAATTTGGATAAGTTGAACAGATCGGGTCAAACTTCTTAAAGGCCAAGAAACCGAAACCATGAAGCCATATGATCTCATCCAACCGGAGGACGGCGGCAGCATAAAGACCGTCCGCCAGTTGCCTCTCCACGGCCAAGGTGTGTTTCACCGTTGAGCTCTACATCACACGCATTAGCCGTCCGTTGCCGAGATCAACGGTGAGATCGATGTGGTGGGCCCACAGAAACCGCGGCATATGACCGCAAGCGGCTTTGTCTCCCTGTGCTGGGTCGGTTTCCCCGCTGCCGGCTGGCGGTAGAGCGGCGAGAGACGCTTACACGTACTTGggaaaataattttcttattttttcgtCTACCGATACTAATACAATTCAAAACTCAATTCTCATTTACAAATAtctgtttaatatttatattatCTGAACATAAAAAACTTGTGATAATTTCACGACATTTTCGTTCCCGACATTTTCTGGTTTTAATTTACAGGCCGTTAACCTATCCAATATGTCACGAAgcaggaaaaaagagaagaagagacaaTGCCTCGGTTCCCCACGCCCACGTCCTCGCTTTTATTAGGGTTGAAAAGATCGGCGATTAGTAATTGGACCACGCGTTGCTCTCACTAGGTCACATGCACGTAAGGCGGGTGGCGTCTCCAACGGAAAGACCCTAAACCCGGGAGGGTCAGACTCTGACCGCATGCGGTTTGGAGTCAAACAGCCGCGAACAACTAACCCCATTCCCCACCCCTGGTTAGCCATAAGAGCAACTGAAGTTCGTTGCCTAAACCATAAGCTTAACCACCCCCGACAAATGCACTCTCTCTCTAACTAAGGCGgtcttagagagagaaataggcGGAGATGTGTGGGAGTTGAGAGAGAGTTGGAGAGGAGGAAGTTTCAGACATGGCATCAGTCTAAGCGTCTTGAGGGAGAAAAAGGAGGGTGCGTGCAGACAAGGAGAAACGGGGATTGCTAGTAACATAAGCAACCAGAAGGAGGCGGTCAACGCCATTTGACCTGGttacagagaaaaagagagagagaaggtaaaaggaaagaagaagagagagaacggGGGTGACTAAAATCGAGGAAACTGCTTGCCTTTCTTTATTCGATTCTGTTTGGTTCTTTGGTGTTATTCTTACCATCGCTGATcaagtatatatatacttagagacacagagagagtatTTATTTGTTCGGGGTAACAATGGGCCTTTGCATCGGTGCTGTTGGGGCGTGAGGGagcgcctctctctctttctctcccgtATAAAGAGAACGATTTGGGACTCGACTTGGTTGgtgtctctctctgtctctctctttctctctaattGGTCGAGGGTGTTGGAGAAAAGAGATGcaggagagagggaggaggaggaggagggggtgCTGCCCAAGAGTGAGTTTGACGAAGGGAAGGGTAGAAGAAAATAGGAAGAGGGTGCTGGCCTATAGCCAAGGTTTCCGGTGTAAGCGCCGGAGAACGGTGCCACAGAGCGAGAGAAGGGAAGATTTCTTCGAACAATTGCCCGATGATCTCGTTCTCTGCATACTCTCAAAGCTCAGTTCCCGAGCGTCGTCGCCGGGGGATTTCGTCAACGTTCTTGCAACGTAATCTCTCGATTCCTGTAAaaacatgttcatttttttcttttcttttcttggttatGAACAATGGGCTGATTTGGGTTCGACTTTTGTTTTCAGGTGTAAGAGATTGAATGGGTTGGGGATGCAACCCGTCGTTCTGGGGAGGGCTTCGCCGGGAGCTCTGTCGGTGAGGGCGTCGAGGTGGACGGAATCGGCTCACAGGTTCCTCAAGAGGTGCGCCGACGCTGGGAATGTCGAGGCCTGCTTTATCCTGGGCATGGTTAGTGGGCCTCTCTCTTGTTCCCTCCATTGATGACTCTCTCCATGTCTTTTGTGGTTCTGAACAATGGTGGCGTGCTCTTGGTTTTGCAACAGATTCGGTTTTACTGCCTCGAGTCCCGCGGGAGCGGCGCCTCGCTTATGGCGAAGGCCGCGATTGCGTCTCATGCCCCTGCTCTCTACTCGCTGGCAGTCATCCAATTCAACGGCAGCGGCGGCACAAAGAACGACAAGGACCTCCGCGCCGGCGTTGCTCTCTGCGCCCGCGCCGCCTCCCTCGGCCACATCGACGCCCTCCGCGAGTTCGGCCACTGCCTCCAGGACGGATACGGCGTCCGCCAGAACGTTGCCGAGGGCCGCCGCTTCCTCCTCCAGGCCAACGCCCGCGAGCTCGCGTCCGTTCTCTCCGGCGGTTGCTGCGCCTGGCGCCTCCCTGCTTTTCCTTCCCACCGCCACCGGCCGAGGTGCGACCCGGCGAGGTTCCGACCGTGGCTTGCAGGACTCATCGAGAGCCGTTGGCAGTTGGCAGGCTGCCCTCTCCTCAGCGACTTCGGGTGCAACGTCCCGGCTCCCGAGCCCCACCCTGCCAACCGGTTCCTACTCGAGTGGTTCGCCGACCGGCCTCCGGAAGGCAGCCTCCGGCTGTGTTCTCACGAAACCTGCGGGAGGCCGGAGACTAGGAAGCACGAGTTCAGGCGGTGCTCCGTCTGCGGGAACGTTAACTACTGCTCTCGGGCTTGCCAGGCGCTCGATTGGAAGGTACGACATAAACACTACTGCTTTCCCCTCGATCGGTGggacgaggaggaagaggaagaaggtggTGGTGAcgaagaaggtgaagaagagga
This window of the Nymphaea colorata isolate Beijing-Zhang1983 chromosome 2, ASM883128v2, whole genome shotgun sequence genome carries:
- the LOC116246799 gene encoding F-box protein At1g67340-like codes for the protein MQERGRRRRRGCCPRVSLTKGRVEENRKRVLAYSQGFRCKRRRTVPQSERREDFFEQLPDDLVLCILSKLSSRASSPGDFVNVLATCKRLNGLGMQPVVLGRASPGALSVRASRWTESAHRFLKRCADAGNVEACFILGMIRFYCLESRGSGASLMAKAAIASHAPALYSLAVIQFNGSGGTKNDKDLRAGVALCARAASLGHIDALREFGHCLQDGYGVRQNVAEGRRFLLQANARELASVLSGGCCAWRLPAFPSHRHRPRCDPARFRPWLAGLIESRWQLAGCPLLSDFGCNVPAPEPHPANRFLLEWFADRPPEGSLRLCSHETCGRPETRKHEFRRCSVCGNVNYCSRACQALDWKVRHKHYCFPLDRWDEEEEEEGGGDEEGEEEEEEEAEGNVEEQYSEEFMETDGSI